In the Archaeoglobaceae archaeon genome, CTATCTCGAGCTTGTGCACCGGGTCGATTACAGAGGGGGAATCGTAGGTTACGCTCACTGGCCCCATGAAAATGACTTTTTCTCCAGCGGGGTCAACGTGGAAGTCGATGTCTGCATACCACTTTATCAGCTGAGTAACCCCACCTTTACCCTTTATTGGTGGCAAATGCCTAACAGAGTAAAGATAAGTTGGCTTTGGCAAAATGTAGTCGATCAACTCCTTTGCCCTAATGTTTGGCTTCATCGTAACAGTCACAAGCCTTTTTCCAGAAGGCCTCTCAAGAATTCCTTGCACAATGTCGAGTTCTTGTGTTAGCTCAATCTTGGCAAGCTTCTTTGGTGCTCCAGCGATTTCACGCCCTGCAGCAAGAGCGGAATCGTTCGTTACGTATATGTAAGGGATGTAGTATCCCCTGTCGCCAACTTCATCTTCAACCTGCACAACGCTTATGTATTCGTTGTAAATCCCCACCGTGCTAAATCCGTAATGCGAAATCCATACTCCTCCATTTCCGAGAGACTTCAAACCTTCCGGAATAAGATCTCCAACATCGTTTTTAAGGGTAAAGAGCGCGGTTACAGCCTTACAATTCCTATACTCAATCCCCCTGTCCTCATCAATTTCGTATAGGGGGGCATCAAGCGGTATACCTTTTATCATGCCATCACCTCCTTTTTGCTAAAACAAAAAACATATTTAACAATAAAATCTATTTATATGGCAGACATCATAGTAGTCTTTCTCGTAGTTCTCTATTATGTCCTCGCTTGCTTCAAGGCTCAGAACTTCTACTGTGCCGTCTTCGATCTGCAAAGCTCGGGCATCTCTGAAGAACTTCTCTATTATGAACTCTTTGCTGAGCCCATAAGCCCCAAATATCTGCAAAGCATCGTTTGCAACTTCAAAAGCTATCTTTTTGGCGTAGATCTGTGCCATTCTTGCATGTCTTGGCGAAGCATCATTTGTTCCAAGTTCTAAGATCCTTTTGTGGGTGTATTCAGTTGCCTTTCTTACATAGGTTCTCGCAGTTTCGACCTTTTCGAACATCTCGTATAGCTTGAGCTTTATATTTTTGTGCTTAACAAGTGGCACCCCTCCTTGCACACGCTGTCTGGCGTATTTCAAAGCCTCCTCAAATGCAGCCCTTGCGAGTCCGACTGAAAAAGCTCCCATTCCACAGCTTGTCAGGCATAGGAGTTGATCGCAGAAAACACCATAGAAAAAGCCTGGGGCTACAATTACATAGTGTTCTGGAATTCGGGCACAATCGAAGAATAGTTCCCCCTGTGGATCGTCACGCATCCCAAGCATTTCTACAGGCTTCCCCTTTCTAACTCCTTTCTGGTTTAATGGAACGATGCAGAAAAGTCCATTAGCCAAGGTTTTCTCTCCTTTAACCTGCGCATGCAATCCGCAGTGGGTTGCCACTGGGGCAGATGATACCCATGCGGACTTTTGTCCAGAAATAACCCATTCATCGCCATCCTTTTCAGCCACGATATTGCCTTTTCCCATTTTCTCTACTGCTTCTTTCTCTTCTCTTAGCATTATTAAATAGTCACTGCCATGCTCAGGCTCTGTAACGCCCCAGCAACCGTGAAGATCATCCCTTTCAAGCCAAGGAACCACGAGATCATGATACGCTTGTTCAGATCCAAAAAGTGCTGCAGTGGTAAAAGGAATCATGTCCACTCCCAGTGCAGTGGCAAAACCAAGACTTCCCCAAGCTATCTCTTCGAAGACTATGCATCGCTGGAGCGGAGTCATGGCAATGCCACCCTTCTCTGGTGGGATCATGATCTTGTGGTATCCGAGCTTTTTCATTTGCTTCATTACCTTGTAGAATGGCGATCCGGGTTTTACTCTTTCTTCAGCAGGCATTCTGTCCAATTCAATCGATGCTGGTCTGATGACTTCCTCTGCAAATCTATGCACCTCACTCCTCAGCAATTTTTCCTCTTCTGTGAGCTCTTCTAAGTCCAAGAAATTCATTAAACCACCAAAAAATTATTTTATTGGGACTGATGCCATTAGTTCTGTAAATCTTTTAACTGCTGCCATGTTTCGCATCATGTAGCCCATATCGCCTTGTAGTTTGATCTTGCCACCCACAATCAGGGTTATTGCATCCGCCCTTCCTCCAACCATCTGCTTGTATACTGAGTAGGGTCCAGTTAGTTTAAATCGAGCATTGGCCTTCTCCCCTGGTGTTACTACTTCCAGATTTCTGAGTTGACCATGCCAGAAATCCATCCATATGCTAATTGAAGCACCTTGAACTTCTTCAAGCTTTATTTCGCTCATCTTCCTGGCAAGAGCATTTGCATCGAGCTTTGAAAGATCCGTCTTTTTGGGATCGAGTTCTATTCCAAGCTTATTGAGTAACTTTTCTTCTGCCCTTCCTTTGAAATTGGCCCATTTCTCTTTTGGAATCGTTGCAAGCATGGAAATGAACCCTGCTAATTTCTCAGGGTTCTGAAATTCTTTGAGAGCTTCGTTGTCAAGCAAAACTGTGCATAGAAAATCCCCTTCCCAGTTTGCAGCAACTTTCTTATACGTTTCATCGCTGTTGACCTTCTTCAAAAGCTCATCCATCCACTCTTTCGATGGAAAAACAACTGCCATTTTACCACCCCCTTATTCGTTACAAATCGAATTAACTCACATGTTTTTCAGTTATAAAGATTTCGCTACTATGTGGTAATCTGTAGTAATCTGTAATCATGACTGTGAATGCAAAATTATAGGCAATCCTATTTTAGAATAAGATTTAAAAATAACATTTGAAAATTATTTAGTATGAAAAAATTGGTAACGATTGACGATACGTGGAAATTGATGCTAGAACTCAGAGAGAGATATTATTTCAGGAGGGATATAGAGGAAGTTTCTTTGAGAGATGCAGTTTGTAGAGAACTTGCTGAAGATATAATAGCAAAAAAAGACGTTCCTGCTTACGATATGGCAACAATGGATGGTTTTGCGATCAAATTCGGCAAAAGAGAGTATCGAATCTTAGGGGAGATTTACTCCGGAGATATGGGCGAATATGAAATAGGCGATGATGATTGTTTCTATGTTGCAACTGGCTCAAAAATACCAAAAAATGCCGATACAGTTGTCAAAGTTGAGATAGCGAAAGTAAAAAATGGTAGGATCGAAATTGATGGAGAGCTTGAGAAAGGCAAATACGTCCTAAAGGCGGGTAGCGAGGCTAAAAAAGGGGAGCTAATATTGAAGAAGGGAATAAAACTGAATCCGCAAGAGATAGCGGTTATCTCAAGTTTGGGTTATGAAAGAGTGAAGGTCTACAAAAAGCTAAAAGTTGGAGTCTTTTCTAATGGTGATGAAATAAAAAGAGGAATAATTCCAGATTCAAATTCTGCTATGATCATTGCCTTTCTAAAGAAATGGGGTTGTGAAGTTGAATTTCTTGGAGTTGTTGGAGACGATAAAGAAGAAGTCGAGAAGGTGTTGAGATATGGGGCCGAGAATTTTGATGTGGTTATGACAAGTGGGGGAGTAAGTTTGGGCAAAAAGGACTACGTTATAAAAGTTTTAGGCGAAATTGGGGAAATTTTAATTAACCAAGTAAGGCAAAGACCCGGAAAGCCTTTAACGGTAGCAATTGTTAATGATAAGCCTGTTTTTGCATTGCCCGGAAAACCAGCGGGCGCTTTTATAGCAATGCTTTCAGTCAGAGTCTTTTTTGTTGGAGAAAAGCCGTATCCAAAGGTTAAGGCTAAATTGGCTTCAGGTGTTAAAATTCCTTCGGATGGATTCAGCTACTTCTTATTTGTGAAGCTTGAAGATGGTATTGCGATTCCGGTAAGCTATAAGGGAAATATTTTTTCAACTGCATTTTCAGAAGGTTATGAACCGAGTTTAATAGCTTCTATGTCGAGAAGCACTCTTTCGGATGGCTTTGTTATTGCTAACAGAGACCTTGAGGAAGGGGAGGAAGTCGAGGTAAACTTATATGATTGAGTAGTAATAATAAATTTTAATAATTAATATTTAATCTCTTCAAAATAGCTTTCGCCATTGCAGATAAAGCAAATTCTCTTTCCGTCTTTTTCAATTGTGTAGTTGAGTGGCTGGAGTTCTCCACATTTTTCACATTCAACAATACTCTCTTTTTTCTTCTCGAAAGCTATTTTTATTTTTATTTTCCTCACATCAAAAAAACCCTCTTCGAGTGACAAGAATTCCTCGGCAAGTTCTCTTTCATCTTCTTTGGAGAGTTTACTCTCTCTTAGAAGGAATTTCCTCATGAGTTCGGATTTATTTACCGCATCTCTCTTTAAACTGACTCTGTAACCTTCCATGGTGTCAGTTCTAACTACTGAAAGTGCAAGCTTACCGTAATCCTTGACGATCAAATTTCTGTTCCCCATAGTTGTCCCAACCAAAACTTGCAGAGCATCTGGAATGCATAGAGAAGTTTCAGCAATGCTTAACAGTCCTTTTCCTCTTAGATTTACCCCTAAATTTTTATACGCTATTTCAGCCATTCTAATTCCAAGAGCAAGCCCAGGGCTTAAATGGCTGTGCAATTTTATTGCAAATTCAAGAGTTTCTGCATTCATGTCTAATAGTTATAATTTATGTTTAAAAATTTTGCTAATTTTTCTTATTGATTCTTGGTTTCTTCTGATATCCGCAAGGTTTATAATTAGCATAGTTTTAAAATTATACGGTGTTATATGATGTCGAAAAAGGTTAGGATTCAGACTACTATTGACAAAGAAATATATGAGAAAATCGTTCAAAAATATCTTCCAAAATATGAGAGTCTAAATAAAGTGATTGAAAACGCTCTTAAAACATACGATTCCTTTATTGAGAGCATAGGTCAAGAACCATCTGAGAGAGATTTTCTAATTCTAAAAATGGTTAGAGAAATTGGAATGGTCCTTCTTAGTTGTGGAACTTTAGATGCTGGAGCTTCTGGAGATTTAAAGAAGATAATGGAGGAAAATGAAGTAAGAATACTTTTGGAGTGGTATTACAAACGATCGATAGATAAGATATCTTTGGAAGAAGTCGTAAAGTTCATGAAGGTAATTTTACCGACCATGAACATAGCTCTTTCGGTTGATGTGCAAAGAGTTGGGAAAGAAATTCATGTGATCGCTTCTTCAAGGATGAAAAAAGACTTTAACACTCTATTGTGTGAAGTCATAAAAGATCTTCTTGAAAAACATTTTAATGTTTTAGTTAATTATTCTGTATTTCCACAAGGTTTTGAAATCGTCATAAAGTAGACTTTTCGAATCTTTGGATTTTTGTCTTATTTGTAGATATTTAGGCTCATTCTTACTGATCTTTGTGTATTATTCTTCAATAATCACGATAAATTTAAAATACTATAAATTTGTTTTGATTGTAGGTGGTGTCCTTGCCACAGATTGCGTGGGTTTTTGATCTGAACAAGTGTAATGGCTGTCCGACTTGCGTAGAGAACTGCTGGACTCTTTGGCTAAGTCAGTCTCCTGAAGAAAAGGAGCAATTCTGGTGTGTCGTTTTGACAATGCCTGGATTGGGCTATCCGAAGGGATGGGAGAAAATGGGTGGAGGATTTGATGCTAAGGGTAACCCAATACTTGGAAAAATACCAGAAGATGGAGAACTGCATGATTGGGTCGAATATGATTGGAGGGTCAACAAAGAGGGAAAGGTTGAAATAGTGGATGGCAAACCGGTTTTGCTAAAGAAAAAGCCTAAATGGACATTCAACTGGGAAGAGGATGTTGGGGGAGGAGAATGGCCAAATAGCTGGCATTTTTACCTTCCAAAGCTGTGCAACCATTGTTCAAAGCCAGCATGTCTGGCAGTGTGTGAAGTTGGAGCAATAACCAAGGCGGAAAACGGAATGGTGCTGATAGATGAGGAGAAATGCAATGGCTGTAAGAAATGCATTTCAGCATGCCCTTATAAGATACCGAACTACAATAAGAAGCTCAATATCGTTCAGAAATGCATTGCCTGCTTTCCAAGACTTGAAAAAGGAGTAGCTCCCGCCTGTGCAAGAGCCTGCCCAGCAAGAGCAGTCCACTTTGGCTTCCTCGAAGACAAAAACTCTTCAGTCTACAAACTCGTCAAAAAGTGGAAAGTAGCCCTTCCCCTGCATCCAGAATTTAACACAGAACCAAATGTCTACTATGTCCCACCTCTTTCATCGCCAAAGTTCGACAAAGACGGAAGGCTTACGAACGAAGAAAGAATCCCCATAGACTATCTAAAATCTCTATTCGGCCCAGAAGTTGAAAGAGCTCTCAAAACTCTCAAAGAAGAAAGAGAAAAGATGAGAAAAGGAATGGATTCAGAGCTTATGAGAATTCTTATCGGCTTCAGATGGCCAGACGACTTTTTTGGAGGGTTTAATAAGCATCCAGACGAAGTTTTCGTTTTGGAGGTGAAAAAATGAAGAATACGCTTGAAAAATATCGTAAAAGAACGATTTTTGACAAATTCGTGAGAGTATCACATCCAAACGACTGCTATCCGGGTAATTGTTCTATAACTGGCTACATAAAAGACGGAAAACTTGTTTATGAGGAGCAAACTGGCAAGTATCCGGTAGTGGATCCAAACACTCCGGACTGGAATCCTGCTGGCTGTGCAAGGCAGTGCAGTTATGCGGTTGCAACTTATGGCGAAGAAAGGATAAAACAGCCGATGATGCAAGTTCCACGGGGTTCAGGTAAATGGATTCCATTAACTTGGGAACAAGCTTACGAAATAATTGCAGATAAGCTATTGGATGCAGTTACTTACAATCCGCAGTCTATAATCTACGAGATACCCCCAGGGGAAGGTGGACCAATGTATTCTCAGGATCCATTTGTCGCTCTCGTTACAGCTTTGGGCGGTGTCTCTTTTGATCTTGAGTCT is a window encoding:
- a CDS encoding acetoacetate decarboxylase family protein, yielding MIKGIPLDAPLYEIDEDRGIEYRNCKAVTALFTLKNDVGDLIPEGLKSLGNGGVWISHYGFSTVGIYNEYISVVQVEDEVGDRGYYIPYIYVTNDSALAAGREIAGAPKKLAKIELTQELDIVQGILERPSGKRLVTVTMKPNIRAKELIDYILPKPTYLYSVRHLPPIKGKGGVTQLIKWYADIDFHVDPAGEKVIFMGPVSVTYDSPSVIDPVHKLEIGTMLSAIYFEFDMKLGFVDILRELR
- a CDS encoding acyl-CoA dehydrogenase family protein, yielding MNFLDLEELTEEEKLLRSEVHRFAEEVIRPASIELDRMPAEERVKPGSPFYKVMKQMKKLGYHKIMIPPEKGGIAMTPLQRCIVFEEIAWGSLGFATALGVDMIPFTTAALFGSEQAYHDLVVPWLERDDLHGCWGVTEPEHGSDYLIMLREEKEAVEKMGKGNIVAEKDGDEWVISGQKSAWVSSAPVATHCGLHAQVKGEKTLANGLFCIVPLNQKGVRKGKPVEMLGMRDDPQGELFFDCARIPEHYVIVAPGFFYGVFCDQLLCLTSCGMGAFSVGLARAAFEEALKYARQRVQGGVPLVKHKNIKLKLYEMFEKVETARTYVRKATEYTHKRILELGTNDASPRHARMAQIYAKKIAFEVANDALQIFGAYGLSKEFIIEKFFRDARALQIEDGTVEVLSLEASEDIIENYEKDYYDVCHINRFYC
- a CDS encoding SCP2 sterol-binding domain-containing protein, which codes for MAVVFPSKEWMDELLKKVNSDETYKKVAANWEGDFLCTVLLDNEALKEFQNPEKLAGFISMLATIPKEKWANFKGRAEEKLLNKLGIELDPKKTDLSKLDANALARKMSEIKLEEVQGASISIWMDFWHGQLRNLEVVTPGEKANARFKLTGPYSVYKQMVGGRADAITLIVGGKIKLQGDMGYMMRNMAAVKRFTELMASVPIK
- a CDS encoding molybdopterin molybdotransferase MoeA, with the translated sequence MKKLVTIDDTWKLMLELRERYYFRRDIEEVSLRDAVCRELAEDIIAKKDVPAYDMATMDGFAIKFGKREYRILGEIYSGDMGEYEIGDDDCFYVATGSKIPKNADTVVKVEIAKVKNGRIEIDGELEKGKYVLKAGSEAKKGELILKKGIKLNPQEIAVISSLGYERVKVYKKLKVGVFSNGDEIKRGIIPDSNSAMIIAFLKKWGCEVEFLGVVGDDKEEVEKVLRYGAENFDVVMTSGGVSLGKKDYVIKVLGEIGEILINQVRQRPGKPLTVAIVNDKPVFALPGKPAGAFIAMLSVRVFFVGEKPYPKVKAKLASGVKIPSDGFSYFLFVKLEDGIAIPVSYKGNIFSTAFSEGYEPSLIASMSRSTLSDGFVIANRDLEEGEEVEVNLYD
- a CDS encoding FmdE family protein; translated protein: MNAETLEFAIKLHSHLSPGLALGIRMAEIAYKNLGVNLRGKGLLSIAETSLCIPDALQVLVGTTMGNRNLIVKDYGKLALSVVRTDTMEGYRVSLKRDAVNKSELMRKFLLRESKLSKEDERELAEEFLSLEEGFFDVRKIKIKIAFEKKKESIVECEKCGELQPLNYTIEKDGKRICFICNGESYFEEIKY
- a CDS encoding 4Fe-4S dicluster domain-containing protein codes for the protein MVSLPQIAWVFDLNKCNGCPTCVENCWTLWLSQSPEEKEQFWCVVLTMPGLGYPKGWEKMGGGFDAKGNPILGKIPEDGELHDWVEYDWRVNKEGKVEIVDGKPVLLKKKPKWTFNWEEDVGGGEWPNSWHFYLPKLCNHCSKPACLAVCEVGAITKAENGMVLIDEEKCNGCKKCISACPYKIPNYNKKLNIVQKCIACFPRLEKGVAPACARACPARAVHFGFLEDKNSSVYKLVKKWKVALPLHPEFNTEPNVYYVPPLSSPKFDKDGRLTNEERIPIDYLKSLFGPEVERALKTLKEEREKMRKGMDSELMRILIGFRWPDDFFGGFNKHPDEVFVLEVKK
- a CDS encoding molybdopterin-dependent oxidoreductase, whose translation is MKNTLEKYRKRTIFDKFVRVSHPNDCYPGNCSITGYIKDGKLVYEEQTGKYPVVDPNTPDWNPAGCARQCSYAVATYGEERIKQPMMQVPRGSGKWIPLTWEQAYEIIADKLLDAVTYNPQSIIYEIPPGEGGPMYSQDPFVALVTALGGVSFDLESAVIQDLSAGLYETFGKYQFASTWDDFFYSDLILIWNVNPAYSRQEKYHFLTESRYRGAEIAVIAPDYSPSAVHADYYIPVKPATDAAL